gtataaacataaaatataaatttgtttgtttgtcgTTACTTACAAGTTACTTAATTTGATCTGTgttcataaattaaaattttcaggtTATTAACTATAAGAAAAATGGAGAACCGGTCTGGATTCCTGTAAGCATCCGAGTAGAAGATCATGTAACTGTTCCGGATCTTGATTACCCCAATATCGAAAATCCTGATCAGTTCCTAGAAGACTATACTTCAAGAATTGCTAATATTCCAATGGACATGTCTAAACCCCTTTGGGAACTCCATTTACTCAACATAAAGACATCAAATGCAGAATCTGTTCTTCTAGCAAAAATACATCATTCAGTTGGTGATGGAATGTCTCTTATGTCTCTTTTGCTTGCTTGTTCAAGAAAAACATCAGACCCTAGCGCACTAATTTCTAATTCCCCGGCCACAAAAAAACCCGTTAAATCCATGATTTCAGCATGGTGGTTGATTGCTGGACTTTGGTTTATGATAAGAGTCACCTTCACCACCCTTGTTGAGTTTTTCAAGTTAATGCTTACAACATGTTTCTTGCGGGATACCGAAAATCCTCTAATGGGAAACCCCGAGGATGGAACTCAATCTTGGAAGGTTATCCATCGGATAATAAGTTTTGATGATGTCAAATTAGTGAAGAACACAATGAACATGGTATATATTTATTGTtgtattgattttatattaatagtTGACATCGTCTTATCTTAAAACTTCATTATGTGAATATTATCATGCAGAAGGTGAATGATGTCCTTCTTGGAATGACCCAAGCAGGTCTTTCAAGATATTTGACTACAAAATATGGTAAATTCAAAGTTCTCTTACCATATTATTGTTATCAAACTCACCATTTACTTGATACCAA
This Brassica napus cultivar Da-Ae chromosome C6, Da-Ae, whole genome shotgun sequence DNA region includes the following protein-coding sequences:
- the LOC106391377 gene encoding wax ester synthase/diacylglycerol acyltransferase 1 isoform X2, which gives rise to MEKKNFLERDDLETMSMEPLSPMSQMLSSPNLFIVITFGFKTKCNPSTFVEGFKTTLINAPRFSSKMVINYKKNGEPVWIPVSIRVEDHVTVPDLDYPNIENPDQFLEDYTSRIANIPMDMSKPLWELHLLNIKTSNAESVLLAKIHHSVGDGMSLMSLLLACSRKTSDPSALISNSPATKKPVKSMISAWWLIAGLWFMIRVTFTTLVEFFKLMLTTCFLRDTENPLMGNPEDGTQSWKVIHRIISFDDVKLVKNTMNMKVNDVLLGMTQAGLSRYLTTKYDGYTMAQKKKILEKIRFRGAVAINLRPATNIEDLANMMTKGSKCRWGNFIGTIIFPLWIKSENDPLEYVRRAKATMDRKKISLEAFLFYGIIKFTLNFLGGKVPTKK